A window of the Candidatus Nitrosotalea okcheonensis genome harbors these coding sequences:
- a CDS encoding type II toxin-antitoxin system HicB family antitoxin, whose product MAAKRKFTIIIQEDPEGGYTGRCLELRGAISEGRTIEELKQNMTEAIELVLESLEEDARKYRKLVIEIPS is encoded by the coding sequence ATGGCTGCAAAACGGAAGTTTACTATTATAATACAAGAAGATCCTGAAGGTGGGTATACAGGAAGGTGTCTTGAGTTACGCGGGGCTATAAGCGAAGGGAGAACAATCGAGGAACTAAAGCAAAACATGACTGAGGCCATCGAGCTTGTTCTCGAGTCTCTGGAAGAAGATGCTAGAAAATACAGAAAACTGGTCATAGAAATTCCAAGTTAA